One stretch of Thermanaerosceptrum fracticalcis DNA includes these proteins:
- a CDS encoding type II toxin-antitoxin system RelE/ParE family toxin has protein sequence MGAAKSLQEFPERGSWLTDLLLPANKYRKLLVDKRYLLIYQIKDDTVYIDYILDCRQDYGWLI, from the coding sequence ATTGGGGCAGCAAAATCTCTGCAGGAGTTTCCGGAACGCGGTTCCTGGCTTACAGATTTGCTGCTGCCCGCAAACAAATATAGAAAACTGCTTGTGGATAAGCGGTATTTGCTCATCTATCAAATCAAGGATGACACGGTTTATATCGACTATATACTGGATTGCCGCCAGGATTATGGCTGGCTGATTTAA